In Thermoanaerobaculia bacterium, the genomic stretch TGTCTCTTCAGGTCCGTCCGCTCCCCATATTCCTTTGCGATTGACCCGTGCCTCCTTCTGGGCTTCCTTAAATCGATCGACATACCGCACATTGGGCGGGATGGTCAAAAGGTATGCAAACCCGGCACGGAGCAATTCTTCGTTGATGAGTTTTCCATCATCAGTCCACAGATATATTAGGAGCCTGCCATATTTATCCGTCCGTGTCACATCCAGTTCAAGGCGGACCCTGGAACGGCTTCTCTCGATCCACTTTGACAAACCATCTCTTGAACGCTTTCCCCAGATTCCCTGTTTCCACTCCGGTGCATCAATCCCGATAAGTCGGGCTTTTCGGGAGTTTCCATCCATCTCTATTGTCACAGAGTCCCCATCCGTCACGTGTAATACCTGTACCCATGGATTTCCCGAGGGAGATCCCGGTTTGACCCATCTGGATTTTGTCAGGCGTTCCATTCCCACAATGAGAAAGAGAATCGTCATACCCAGAAGAATGGATCTTCGACCAACCATGATGATCATTGTACAGGAATCGCGTGAGTGGTAGACTCAACAATATGGATCAGAAACGGATCCTTGTCGGGAACCTGCCCCAGAGTATCGTGGAGAAAGTCAGCTCTTACCTCTCCCGAGATCATTTTTCCGTGGATTATCTTCCCTCGACAAAGGCGGTGAATGCGTTGATCGTCCGAGTCCCCTTCCATCTTCTGATTCTGGGAATCCCGGTGGAAGACATGCGGATTGAGGATCTCTTCCATTCGATCCGAACCGAAAACATGCCCTGCATTAAAAGCCCCGTTCTACTGCTTGGTTCCTCTTCCATTCTGGATGACTACCGGAAATATATCGGGAAGGGCGCCAGCTCCGTTCTGGACGGGGATCTGGAAAGCCTGACCCTGGTGGGTGAAATCGGACGGCTCATGGAAGTCGCGCCCCGCGTGGAAGCCAGGCTGCTGGTTCACATGAGAGTCCACATGGAATCAAGACAGGGAAACTTACTTTGCCAGTGTGAAAATATCAGCACTTCAGGGATGCTTATTAAGACCTCATCCCGCTATGATCCCGGAACCCGCCTCACCTTCGAGTTCACCATGCCGGGAGACAGGGACCCCATCCAGGGGGAAGCGGAGGTTGTTCGCCACACGGTCCATCCGAGAGACAAAGTTTCCGGGATGGGGTTGCGTTTTATCTCCATGGACGAGGATGGCAGGGAACGCCTGGAACGACATTTATCCCAGACAGACTAAATCCCTTCCCCTTGGGTTTTCTGCCCGCCTTCTGGTACACTTGAGATGCATTGCGTATGCTCCGGAGGACACTATGCACATCAATGATCTGCTGAAAGTTGCCGTCGAACGAAAGGCCTCCGACCTTCACCTCAAGGTCGGCTCCTTCCCGGTAATCCGGGTAGACGGAAAATTGACCCCTCTCGTCGATCAAAAGCGCCTGATGCAGGAAGATACCGTTGCCATGGCATTTTCCATGATGAGCTCCCGTCAGAAGGAGAAATTCAAGAACAACCTGGAAATCGACTTTGCCTACAGTGTGCCCGGCCTCGGACGATTTCGATGCAATATCTTTCAGCAGAGGGGAACCGTTGCGATCGTATGCCGGGTCATTCCTGTAAAAATTTTCACGGTGCGGGAACTTCTTCTCCCAACAGTCCTGGAGAAAATCTGTATGGAACAGCGCGGGATGATTCTTTGCACGGGGACAACGGGATCGGGAAAATCGACAACCCTGGCGGCCATGATCGACTATATCAATGCGCACCGCATCGAACACATAATTACGATCGAAGACCCGATCGAATTCCTTCACCGGGACAAAAAATCGATCGTCAACCAGCGGGAAGTTGAAGTGGACACAAAATCCTTCGGCCAGGCCCTCCGAAGCGCCCTTCGTCAGGACCCAGATGTCATCCTCGTCGGAGAAATGCGTGACTTTGAAACGATTGAAACGGCCCTGACCGCCGCTGAGACCGGCCACCTCGTCATGAGTACCCTCCATACTCTCGACGCGACGGAAACCATCAACCGAATTATCAGTATCTTTCCGCCCCACCAGCAGAAGCAGATCCGCCTTCAGCTCGCCGGCGTTCTCAAGGCCGTTGTCTCTCTCCGCCTCCTCCCCCGGGCCGATAATCTGGGGCGGGTTCCGGCGACCGAAGTACTGATTTCCACACCCTATATCCGGGATTGTATCGAAAACAAAGAAAAGACGAAGCTGATCCACGACGCCATCCAGCAGGGAACCAGTCAGTATGGCATGCAGACCTTCGACCAGAGCCTCTTTCAGCTCTACACCAAAGGTTTGATTACCCTCGAGGAAGCCCTGCGCCGTGCAACGAATCCTAACGAGTTCCGCCTGAAGCTGCAGGGAATTCAAAGCACGAAGGATATGTCCCTTGAAAGTATGGAGTCGGTGCTCGAAGGACCCGAGGAAGAAAATCCGCTGGAGGATGAAGACCTCAAGATCGACTTCACAAATCAGGAGGACATTTGAC encodes the following:
- a CDS encoding TIGR02266 family protein, which produces MDQKRILVGNLPQSIVEKVSSYLSRDHFSVDYLPSTKAVNALIVRVPFHLLILGIPVEDMRIEDLFHSIRTENMPCIKSPVLLLGSSSILDDYRKYIGKGASSVLDGDLESLTLVGEIGRLMEVAPRVEARLLVHMRVHMESRQGNLLCQCENISTSGMLIKTSSRYDPGTRLTFEFTMPGDRDPIQGEAEVVRHTVHPRDKVSGMGLRFISMDEDGRERLERHLSQTD
- a CDS encoding type IV pilus twitching motility protein PilT is translated as MHINDLLKVAVERKASDLHLKVGSFPVIRVDGKLTPLVDQKRLMQEDTVAMAFSMMSSRQKEKFKNNLEIDFAYSVPGLGRFRCNIFQQRGTVAIVCRVIPVKIFTVRELLLPTVLEKICMEQRGMILCTGTTGSGKSTTLAAMIDYINAHRIEHIITIEDPIEFLHRDKKSIVNQREVEVDTKSFGQALRSALRQDPDVILVGEMRDFETIETALTAAETGHLVMSTLHTLDATETINRIISIFPPHQQKQIRLQLAGVLKAVVSLRLLPRADNLGRVPATEVLISTPYIRDCIENKEKTKLIHDAIQQGTSQYGMQTFDQSLFQLYTKGLITLEEALRRATNPNEFRLKLQGIQSTKDMSLESMESVLEGPEEENPLEDEDLKIDFTNQEDI
- a CDS encoding thermonuclease family protein, which codes for MVGRRSILLGMTILFLIVGMERLTKSRWVKPGSPSGNPWVQVLHVTDGDSVTIEMDGNSRKARLIGIDAPEWKQGIWGKRSRDGLSKWIERSRSRVRLELDVTRTDKYGRLLIYLWTDDGKLINEELLRAGFAYLLTIPPNVRYVDRFKEAQKEARVNRKGIWGADGPEETPSEYRRKHPRTS